In the genome of Sphingomonas naphthae, one region contains:
- a CDS encoding TraB/GumN family protein: MIRIAALAALLLATTAPAAPPAPAKPALWQVKDADTTIYLFGTVHVLPAGERWFEGPVKAAFDKADALVIETVAPPPAEAARVMMARAIDPAGRSLTAIVGPESAAKLGKALVAEGRPADMLDRFEPWYAATLLTFLALDRIGIKAGSGVEPQLQAAAGAAAKPVEGLEGFDAQLALLDGLSAADQKKLLDESVEEMAEADGKLRPMIAAWEKGDAPALARLMNEGLKDAPEIRRLLLDDRNARFADWIAARMARPGTVFLAVGAGHLGGEASVQAFLAKKGLKATRVQ; encoded by the coding sequence ATGATCCGTATCGCTGCCCTTGCCGCCCTCCTCCTCGCCACCACCGCTCCGGCCGCCCCCCCTGCCCCCGCCAAACCCGCGCTGTGGCAGGTGAAGGACGCCGACACGACCATCTATCTGTTCGGCACGGTCCACGTCCTGCCGGCGGGCGAGCGCTGGTTCGAGGGGCCGGTGAAGGCCGCGTTCGACAAAGCCGACGCGCTCGTGATCGAGACGGTCGCCCCGCCCCCGGCCGAGGCGGCGCGGGTGATGATGGCGCGCGCGATCGATCCCGCCGGCCGCAGCCTCACCGCGATCGTCGGGCCGGAGAGTGCCGCCAAACTCGGCAAGGCGCTGGTGGCGGAAGGCCGCCCGGCGGACATGCTCGACCGGTTCGAGCCATGGTATGCCGCCACCCTCCTCACTTTCCTCGCGCTCGACCGGATAGGGATCAAGGCCGGGTCGGGCGTCGAGCCGCAATTGCAGGCGGCGGCGGGTGCCGCGGCCAAGCCGGTCGAGGGGCTGGAGGGGTTCGACGCGCAACTGGCGCTGCTCGACGGACTCTCTGCGGCGGACCAGAAGAAATTGCTCGACGAGAGCGTCGAGGAAATGGCCGAGGCCGACGGCAAGCTGCGCCCGATGATCGCCGCCTGGGAAAAAGGCGACGCCCCCGCCCTCGCCCGACTGATGAACGAGGGGCTGAAGGACGCGCCCGAAATCCGTCGCCTCCTGCTCGACGACCGCAACGCCCGCTTCGCCGACTGGATCGCGGCGCGGATGGCGCGGCCCGGCACGGTGTTCCTGGCGGTCGGCGCGGGCCATCTGGGCGGCGAGGCCAGCGTACAGGCGTTCCTCGCGAAGAAGGGCCTGAAGGCGACGCGGGTGCAATAA